The DNA segment CTCAAGATGCTCAAATGTGCGCTTGCGTAATACGCTCGATATAGTCATTTTAAAAATCACGCCCATAAAGTTAGATTCCCAACTGGTAAATGTAGTACAACAGTGTTATTGTCTGGGTTGTTGGGATGTCATGCTTGACAGTCAGTGTGTGTTCTGCTCTACCTATGTTTATACCGCAGTTATTACAGTGGTATGACATTCTGATATTTGACAAAATGTGGATCCTGTTTTTATAACACATTTGCCACAGTGATTGTACatcctgatgaaaaaaaaaatattctgcctGAAAAAAgtgctacccatgttttaacatttgtttttgttttttaacacaatGGTTGTACACCCAGATAAGGTTTTCCTGTTTACAAGATGTGTTAttcatgtttgtatttatgtACAGGGTGGTAACTCAGCATAGATAAAACTTAAACTAGCCTACCAGTAGTTCCAGACGGGTCTGATTTTCAGAACAACAGCTGAAAaggttattatattattttttattattgtatgcTGTAGTATCATAGTATTAGTATAGTAACAGTAGTACAGTAATTGTTGCCAATTATTGTGTTTTTAAGTAAAGTATAAAGATGTAGAGAGATTGTATTGTCTTACTGACCCATGATAAAATATCAGACAATATATTTGCAGTAAACCTGAAaggcattataagaacaaagtaCTTGTAAAATAAAGGTTATGTAAGGATTTTCAAGGATTAGTTGTCTTCCCCACAAAAAAGGGCTTCCGAGAAACTGCCTGGATTACTGTAATATCACATGTATTGAATATCCAAAAAAGCAACACATGGATCTTCTTTTAGTATTGTCCTTTAAAATAaccattttttttgtatttgtatgtttaaagcaatgtcatttgtttttgttcattttcctGTGCAACACGCATTAACATGACAAACAACCCCAAtcccgaaaaagttgggacagtaggCTATAGAAAATGCTAATtcaaacaaaaaggagtgatttgtaaattaaattatttcaccctgtgctatattgaaaacaccaCCACAACACAgtatttgattgatttttttatgcactcatttcaaatcagatgattgcaacgcactccaaaaatgttgggacagtaaaGTGTTTACCACTatgtaacatcaccattttttCTAACTACACTTAATGAGTGTTTGGGTACTGAATACACTAAAGTTTGTTAAgcttagcaagcagaattttcccccattcatccattatgcaggtctttagctgTGCAGTAATATGGGGCCTTCATTTccatattgtgtgcttcataatgtgccataCATTCTCAATTGGAAATGGCtatggactgcaggcaggccaatctagcatccacactctctgcttacacacccatgcacttgtaatccgggcattatgtggtttggcattgtcctgctggtaaaccacttctgaatgcacgtgatttCCCACCACTCACACGTCACTGTCTTTAAAACCATCCTTCATCTGGAATGGATATCATCACGTGGGCTCGGGAATACTTCGGTAAGGCTTTGTCACTCAACACCatcctgcctgcagtcctgacctttctccaactgagaatgtgtggtgcattttgAAGCACAAAATATGAAATCCCCATAAAACTGTGCAGCTGAAgatctgcataatggatgaatgggggaaactTCTgtttgctaaacttaacaaatttgtgtcttcagtgcgcataataaataaaaaaggaaaacaggatttgggaaaaaaattaaacagatttcagtagggccctgcttaaaaacacttaagcaatgcatgcTTAATTCAGAAACACGAAGAAAACATGcatatcttttcatttattatttacattgaaatgtaactttaaataggctaaaggagtgtgttcaatggcacattaccatattagcagaatttttgctgtggtattgaaattggtatcgagaactgtgaaatttcactggtaacggttcagactactgaaattttggtattgtgacaacactaatctaatatatatttatcattatCTTAGTGACTTCAATAACCCGCGCCCCCTCTTCCATACTTTTACAATTCTAcaatttgtaatatttatattttcaagtgttttggacctttttgggatttttttttttacttaaattgcaGTTTTGATCAAATTGAATGCGAGTTTTGGCCTTGAGGAAAGACAGTAGGCCtatataaataacttttttttttaccttctttGCTTCATTTTACTAGGATAATGTCTGAGGTGGCTGCTCCCACAGAATGTGTCTCTGTAACAGTCCTAGGGTCAGAGACTACTCACCCTACAAAGGATACAGGGCTTGTGATTGGTGGACTGCGTCTACGATCTGCACCAGGGgcttgtttgttgtttgctgGTGTTTTGCTAATTGTAGGAATCAGCATTGCAGTGGGAGGCTATTGGAACAGTCAGCCGCGCCGACAAAAACATCATGCATCAACTGGACGCACTGCTTCAGAGAAACTGAAACTGATTGGTCCTGTCATCATGGGGGTGGGGCTATTCATCTTTATTTGTGCCAATACAATTCTCTATGAGAATCGTGACCGAGAACTACATCAAGAACGGGTCAAGGAGAAAGAAGGAGCTCAAGATCAAGACAAACAAGAGATCCTGCCACTGGTACAAACTCTGAGACATGGGATTTATAACTCAGAACGGTTCTCACAAATAGAAACAAATATGAACACACATACATTAAACTTGTCTGAACTCCACATTCATTGCTTGGAAGAAGGGGTCGACATTCCCACCCTACAGTGTTCTTCCCCATCCTCTGACTCCTGTCACTCCAGTCAGGTGAACTTGGAAGCAGGATCTCTCCTCCAAGATCACAGGAACATGGAAACACTGCCCTTGCCTGTCATTAAACTTAATGACTGCCTGATTTATTCCTTAGACCCAGAGCCTCCACCCCTCCCTGAACGCACATACAAGATGGGAGTGGAAGAGGTAACAAGGGCGGAGCTAACACAAGTGAATACCACAGACTCATCTCTTATGACCATGAGCAATGGAGAGCAAAAGGATAGGTAACTTTTGCTGTCCTTACTAAATGTCCACAGGATAAAGTGTTAATGGGGATCACAGAGGTTGCAATCTAATCATAGATGGATTGACACTGACACTTCTCCATAAGATGACAGACACTGGATTTTGGACCTGATGAGGCTGATAACAGCTTAGATGAtgcttttcctctttggcccggagaacacgacagctGCTTTTtccaaaaaactatttgaaatgtggactccaCAAAACACGGTTTCACAGtcctactttccatctcagatgtgaCAGAGCCCAAAGAAgttggcagcacttctggacagtgttgatgtatggcttctgctttaaCAGTAAAGTCTTTACTaccatctgtggatgcagtggcgaatggggttgactgacaaaggtttgcCAAAGTATTCcagagcccatgtcatgatatccaatACAGACGCCTggcattttttaagacagtgatgtttgAGGGATTGAGAtaacatgcattcagaagtggttttccacCTTTCCCTTTATACACAGAAATTTGACTGGAttctttgaatcttttaaatatattgtgtacTGTAAAAGGTGAAAttccccaaatccttccaatttgtctttggggaaatTGGCGAGCCTTGAtccatccttgctcttgaaggactaggctttttACGGAGAATCCTTATATAATataacacgattgcctcacctgtttcacatcaccttattatttcaactcatcagatTGTTATTATTCCTAAAATGGCCATCTCAAAtttttttggaatgtgttgcatgagtcaatttcagaaaaaaatgaaaatcttcAAAAAGCAACCCTATTGATTAGGTAAAATGGGAAGTACCTTgctatatgctgtttttgtttgaatgcaaGACAAAGTATATTTACAAATAActcctttacatttttttttttgtttttttttttttgcattctgtcCCAGCTTTTTTGGAATTGAGGTTGTTTACTTCACAAATAGTTGTTTAtttatattacacttttatatagTTGTTCTATGAAATACATAAGCAGTGTTGTGGTGTTTGAGTGATAAATATTGTTATCTGACATTTCTTGAGAGCTACATTAGTGTGAGAGTGGCATTAGGCTCTGTAGATTTTGGTCATGTGAATTTTAAGTAATCAATTATATTTTGATCCTATTTTTTCTTTGATTCCACCCACACAAATCCAAAAAGAATAGAGACTGCACTATGTGTCATTGTGTTTGTAGTGCTGGTCTTTATAGTTCACAGAAATGTCAGAGCAAATATGAAAGGTAGCCACCCATGAgacaacaaacacaaatacacccaAGCACAGCTTTCAAGGACCCTGCTCCTGTCTTAACTGCTCTGTGTCCAAAATGTTTCATGTGTTAGTAATTGAAAGACAAGCTTTTAAGAAGCCACAGTACATAACCATTGTTAGCCACATTCAGGCTACATCATTGAGGTCCACATTGTACAGtggaaaataatgcaatgtttgaTTACTGTGTGTTAATCCGGAACAACTAGCTGTGCAATTGCTGCAAAACCAGTACAGCTGTGTGGTACCCAGCATCAGAGCTTAAGAACATGGATTAAAAATCTTTGCAATAGCATCAGCCTTTAGCAACCCTTTATCAGCCAACACATGGCAACTTAAAGACCAGTTTTGTTCAAAAATGTACAATTGTTACTGCCATTTGTGCCAGTGGCAGTTATCAGAATAACATTCTACCATGCTACTACTACATTTGCCCAAATGTGCAACCAGAATACACTGCATGGAATACTGTATCCTACAATGCAAAGCACTCAACTTGACCTTCTATTCCATTCTGAGCAAAGCCAGTGTctctttaaatattgatttcCCTCCATTTAGTCCTATTTAAGTGGTTTGCAAGGGGTGCAGTCTTAGTTGGAACTCCTCCtctgtatttaaaaaatagtaGTGGATGTTTCCCAATATAATGAAAACATGAATACACATCCAGGCACACATGTGGAATTTCAGTATTAAAAAGCCATTATTAGAGGGGTTACATCTTAAAAAATCCTCTTATGTACTGTTTGAGGTCAAGCAAGTGACATTTCAAGAGTGGTTTCTAGAAGTAAAGTTTCCCAGACTATTCCTATACTTGGTTTTAGTGTGAGAAGCCTGACATAGATAAGCCAAGCGTAACGGAAGCAGTATTCAGGGTTGggctgtaacggaatacatgttgATTGTTTTTCTAGTGTGCTAGTTCAGTGTGACACATATTGTAACATACAGGCATATAAATGTTATttctcactttttaaaaaaactaagtgatgcacaaaaaatataaaacaactattaaaaaacaaaacaaaggatgaGTAAAAGAATCAAAAGCACCCAAAATAAAAGTGTTGGTAATAAAAGAGATAGaaatctaaataaatacattagcctaaatatggaaatatgaaagcaagcctagttaaaatcattaatatactacattgttgtcacatgacctcactactttatggcatccagttatcatttcaaaaataaatacaatttaattgaatttcttatctaattttgtgtcaaaatgaattattctttgtcagttcaatcaaataatgggttaagaaaaatattaaaatgctgataaaatattaaaatattgttgttgaccacaaactgccttctgtttgcCTTCTGCCTTCCATAAAGTAGATTAGTTAAAAGTGGAGGTGTAGCacttcagataagataataatgacatatcacaCTTAATTCCTCCGgttgtgccttgcctttataaatatgtattctaaaagtattcttgtaTTTGGAGTACgttactttttatttgatgtattcagaatactttactgaatacatttaagagagagtattcagtattcagcccagaatatTTTCTTAAAGTGATCCGCCCAACCCTGGCAGTATTTTCACATATCTTGTGAAGCTGGTAATTTTCCACAGCAAGaacataaaaaagaagaaaaaactgtgCTGAGCTACCATGTATCTACATGTATTTGTCTCCGTGCCAAATCCCAGCATTTGAGAAAGCTGTATGACAGAATCTGGACAACAACATAGAAAATACCAGTATAAGCAAAAGAGCTACCAGGCTAATACAGATGTGACTGCAGTTCTTGATAAAACCCAGTTGTAGTTCTCTAACTTCTAAACTTGAGCTGCAAATAACAAGGGAGTAAAATCTTCTCAATGGTTAAACTGTGAAAACCGAATAGTTTAGAAATGGAGAATGTGCCACATGTCATGGCttcagttaaaggaatgttccaggttcaatacaagtttagctcagttgacagcatttgtggcataatgttgattatcacaaacatttattttgacttgctgctccctctctttaaaaaaagcaaaaatcgggggcctgggtagctcagcgagtaaacacgctgactaccacccctggagtcacgatttcgaattcagggcgtgctgagtgattccagccaggtctcctaagcaaccaaattggcccggttgctagggtgggtagagtcacgttgggttaacctcctcatagtcgctataatgtggttctcgctctcagtggggcgcatggtgagttgtgtgtggatgccgcggagaatagcgtgagcctccacatgcactaggtctctgtggtaatgcgctcaacaagccacgtaataagaagcgcagattgacggtctcagacgatgaggcaactgagattcgtcctccgccacccggattgaggcgagtcactacaccaccatgaggacttagagcacattgggaattgggcattccaaattggggaggggggggaaaagaaaaaatctgggttccagtgaggcacagaTATTGACCCCCCCTCCCCACCCCCCTTTGcttagggacacattattccatttctgttagtaacatgtctgtgaaacttgttcagtttatgtcttaattgttgaatctttttatgttcatacaaatatttacacatgttaagtttgctgaaaataaaagcagttgaaagtgagaggacgtttctttttttgctgagtttagtataAAAACTAAGCAATGCTGTTTGGAGTCAATCAATACACTGTTGTGTATGTTATCACCGGTGTACAACTGAATAACTATcagtaatattattaaaatgttataaaatttcTTTAATCAGAATGATTAATACTGCAAAAGAGGATCATattctataataaaaaaaagatacaagtGTTCCTGTTTCTGCACGTTCACATTCTTAAATGTCCGAAGTCCATTACATATCACATTAAatatttgcacacacacaaaatctgtgATTATATGCGAGCATGTAacggatgggcaaggaggaggtgggaaccggcagaacattcaacataaactttaatgacagaaattaatttaaaacaacataaaacacagagacgcacacacacacacacacatcggccacgtatgtctctctctctctcgaactggcatctccggctcccctttatctctctcccgctgattagttgactcagcgccagccgtgcaccctcacggcccggacacaccctcttcctcgtcacactccCCCCCCCCCGATTCAGGTTCCATCCAGATTGGCCtactcccccccatctctggaggggagacgctgcccttctggctGTTCTGCCAGCcgatggtccaccccgcctcctgggaacctggggagagacgagaggagggagagggaaagggcgagtgggaggcacacacagagagagagagagagagagagagagagagagagagagagagagagagagagagagaaaaacttgctcaccggtccccggacacgcagTCGACTGGTCCTCAGCTACTCCACCGccttctggcggatgacagccgcttcTCCCCgggcagacggcagcgagtcctccaatcTCTGGCGGacggctcctcccctggcggacggaacagctcctccccttcctggcggatggcagtggttcctctgactcccggcagcgactcctctgtcacctggcggatggcagcggttcatCCGACACCCAGCGGCCAGCAGTGGCgactccgtcccccagcggaCAGCCGCGGCGAGtcctccacgacagcgcatccctcctccttgctgggtttcggcaccaatgtaacagatgggcaaggaggcggcaggaactggcagaacagtcaatgtaaactttaatgacagaaatgaacttaaaacaacataaaacacatagacgcacacacacattggCCATgtgtgtccctctctctctctctaactggtgtctccggctcctctttatctttCTCTCTTGCTGATTAGTTAACTCAGTGCcggctgtgcaccctcacggctcggccacgccctcctcctcgttacagAGTTGAAAATGATGTAAGAGCTTCAAGCAGATATTGCTTAATGTGGTCGAGCTTCATTACATTGTTTTTCCATCATCTTCAATCTGCAAGAAAATTTTACAGTTAACATCGGTTCTTTTGGAAAGTCATTATATGCATCTTTATGGTCAGAACTTGAGTGTGCTAATCTTAAAGCTGGAAAAAACTGTTGTTGTTGAACCCATTCTCGACAGGGTTTCTTTCTTATCTATTACGGGATACTGTTTTACATTGTTTAGCCAATTatttctgtgtgtatatgtatgtaactCACTAAGCCCATGCTCAATAGTATCTCACCATTGGCTTTTGGGAGCTGGGCTTTGCCTTCGGGTGAGTACGAGGAAAGATGTCTATCCCATTCAGTTGGTCCCAAATCTGGCATGGCCTCCATGAAGATGCGCTTAAGTTCTCTAATGCTGGCATGGTGCCTCAATATCACCTCCTGGGTCACATCAAAATCCTACAGAGAGCATATGTTAAAGATCGAGTAGTATTACATCAGACTAGACATGCCCCCATGCCTAAAGTTCTTTAAAACAAACCAGTACAAATGTCACACATTTCATTTACCTCCAGCATTAGAATGTTGTGACGAACATATATGCTCTCTCCTTCAATTCTCTTTGTCCATCTCCGTGACTAGGAAAAACAGGAAGATTACGGTTATATATGCTTTTAattgtctgtgtgtttattcATCAAAAGAGTAGAAATTAATGAGCATTTTATCTTTCTCAAGAGCACAGACTAATCAGCCTGTTAAGAGAAAAACATTTTAGGCGATTCTTATTATGATGTATACTGAATGTCATTAAACAAAGACATAGATGTAGATCAGCAAGATGAATAGTGATTTTATGGCTGCTCCTACATTACTAGTGTATTTTATAGTTACAGTTTTCTAAAGAATTAGTGTACAGTTTGCAACCTCAGACTCCAGTGTAACAAATGCATGAGCTCTTCTGGCCTCCGACTCCTGTTTTTGCCTCTCTTGTT comes from the Myxocyprinus asiaticus isolate MX2 ecotype Aquarium Trade chromosome 15, UBuf_Myxa_2, whole genome shotgun sequence genome and includes:
- the LOC127452882 gene encoding transmembrane protein 200A → MSEVAAPTECVSVTVLGSETTHPTKDTGLVIGGLRLRSAPGACLLFAGVLLIVGISIAVGGYWNSQPRRQKHHASTGRTASEKLKLIGPVIMGVGLFIFICANTILYENRDRELHQERVKEKEGAQDQDKQEILPLVQTLRHGIYNSERFSQIETNMNTHTLNLSELHIHCLEEGVDIPTLQCSSPSSDSCHSSQVNLEAGSLLQDHRNMETLPLPVIKLNDCLIYSLDPEPPPLPERTYKMGVEEVTRAELTQVNTTDSSLMTMSNGEQKDR